In Dehalococcoidia bacterium, one DNA window encodes the following:
- a CDS encoding TatD family hydrolase, giving the protein MTLPIIDTHAHLDMKPFDKDRAEIIDRARKAGITRIVTIGIDLESSRKAIELAEAHQDVFATVGFHPHDASQMQPDDIERMAEMAHHPRVVAIGEMGLDFYRNKSPKEVQVRALEWQLELADRLSLPIVIHCREAATDMTAILSNWIKSHQSANPGTVGVIHCFNGNAETVQKYLDMGFCIAIGAYIGYPTSLGLHDVVRSIPADRLLVETDCPFLPPQAYRGKRNEPSYLPGTVDKIAAIRSVLPQTIAERTTQNAIRLFRFSDSKLS; this is encoded by the coding sequence ATGACTTTGCCCATTATCGATACCCATGCCCATCTGGATATGAAGCCTTTCGATAAGGATCGTGCTGAAATCATTGACCGGGCGCGAAAAGCCGGCATCACCCGGATCGTGACCATCGGAATCGATCTGGAATCGAGCCGGAAAGCCATTGAATTGGCCGAGGCTCATCAAGATGTTTTTGCCACCGTCGGGTTTCACCCTCACGATGCCTCCCAAATGCAGCCTGACGATATCGAACGCATGGCTGAAATGGCGCACCATCCCAGAGTGGTTGCCATTGGGGAGATGGGACTGGACTTTTATAGAAACAAGTCACCCAAAGAAGTCCAAGTCCGTGCACTTGAGTGGCAATTGGAGCTGGCAGACAGACTCTCTTTGCCGATTGTCATCCATTGCCGCGAGGCGGCCACAGACATGACAGCAATACTGAGCAACTGGATCAAAAGCCACCAGTCCGCAAATCCAGGGACTGTTGGTGTGATTCACTGCTTTAACGGCAATGCCGAGACGGTTCAAAAATACCTGGACATGGGGTTCTGCATCGCCATTGGAGCCTACATCGGTTATCCCACCTCACTTGGATTACACGATGTAGTCCGTTCCATACCGGCTGATCGGCTCCTGGTGGAAACCGATTGCCCTTTTCTTCCGCCGCAGGCTTATCGGGGGAAAAGAAATGAGCCTTCCTATTTGCCGGGCACCGTTGATAAAATTGCTGCCATCAGAAGTGTTCTGCCTCAAACCATCGCTGAGCGGACTACACAAAATGCCATTAGGTTGTTTCGGTTTTCTGATAGCAAACTGTCCTAA